From one Pseudomonas fluorescens genomic stretch:
- a CDS encoding STAS domain-containing protein, with the protein MSASAVTMREPGVLSLAGVLDYSSGPALRKEGKALIAACKAQALVLDCSQVEKSSSVGLSLLLAFMRDGKAAGKAVQVRAMPQDMREIAEVYDLDEVLAGQ; encoded by the coding sequence ATGAGTGCCAGCGCCGTCACCATGCGCGAACCTGGCGTGCTGAGCCTGGCCGGGGTGCTGGACTACAGCAGCGGGCCTGCCTTGCGCAAGGAAGGCAAAGCCCTGATTGCGGCGTGCAAGGCCCAGGCGCTGGTGCTCGACTGCTCGCAGGTCGAGAAGTCGAGCAGCGTCGGCCTGTCCCTGCTGCTGGCGTTCATGCGCGATGGCAAGGCGGCGGGCAAGGCCGTTCAGGTCCGTGCCATGCCCCAGGACATGCGTGAAATCGCCGAGGTTTATGACCTCGACGAGGTGCTGGCCGGTCAATGA
- a CDS encoding MlaC/ttg2D family ABC transporter substrate-binding protein, translated as MISILRRGLLVLLAALPLMASAAALSPKQVIEKTTTQLLADLKANKEQYKANPSAFYDALNANLGPVVDADGISKSIMTVKYSRKASPEQMQRFQENFKRSLMQFYGNALLEYNNQGISVGNAKQDGDDRASVDMTVKGNNGAVYPVQYTLTKLDGEWKVRNVIVNGINIGKLFRDQFADAMSRNGNNLDKTIDGWAGEVAKAKESTEEAAEKQAQ; from the coding sequence ATGATCTCTATCCTGCGACGCGGCTTGCTGGTGTTGCTGGCAGCGCTGCCGTTGATGGCCAGCGCAGCCGCTCTGTCACCCAAGCAGGTGATCGAGAAGACCACCACTCAATTGCTGGCTGACCTGAAGGCCAACAAGGAGCAATACAAGGCCAACCCGAGCGCTTTCTACGATGCGCTCAACGCCAACCTGGGGCCGGTTGTCGATGCCGATGGCATCTCGAAAAGCATCATGACCGTCAAGTATTCGCGCAAGGCCAGCCCGGAGCAGATGCAGCGCTTCCAGGAAAACTTCAAGCGCAGCCTGATGCAGTTCTACGGCAACGCTCTGCTCGAGTACAACAACCAGGGCATCAGCGTCGGCAACGCCAAGCAGGACGGCGATGACCGCGCCAGCGTCGACATGACCGTCAAGGGCAACAACGGCGCCGTTTACCCGGTGCAGTACACGCTGACCAAGCTCGACGGCGAATGGAAAGTGCGTAACGTCATCGTCAACGGCATCAACATCGGCAAGCTGTTCCGTGACCAGTTCGCCGATGCCATGTCGCGCAATGGCAACAACCTGGACAAGACCATCGACGGCTGGGCCGGCGAAGTGGCCAAGGCCAAGGAAAGCACCGAAGAAGCGGCCGAGAAGCAAGCGCAATGA
- a CDS encoding BolA family protein yields MQAVEVKNFLEEKLPGTRVEVEGEGCNFQLNVISDELAALSPVKRQQQIYAHLNPWITDGSIHAVTMKFFSSAAWAERT; encoded by the coding sequence ATGCAGGCCGTAGAAGTTAAGAACTTCCTTGAAGAAAAGTTGCCGGGAACCCGGGTCGAAGTTGAAGGCGAAGGCTGCAACTTCCAGTTGAACGTGATCAGCGACGAATTGGCGGCCCTGAGCCCGGTCAAGCGTCAGCAGCAGATCTATGCTCACCTTAACCCGTGGATCACCGATGGCAGCATCCATGCGGTAACCATGAAATTTTTCAGCAGCGCAGCCTGGGCTGAGCGCACCTGA